CGCCGTAGACCGTGTGCCGCCAGGTCATGCCCTTGCCCAACCGCAGGGACGCGAACTCATGCCCGTCCTGCCACGGCAGGGGCTCACCCGGCACGACCGCGCCGACCCGTGACCGGCGGTCCACCTTCGGAACCGACTGTGGGCTGAACATCTCGACTGCTCGCCAGAACTCGAGCACCCTGGCTCTTTCTCCACCCACCCGACGCACGCCGCTCCCACGAAAGTCCGATCGCTGCCCGAGTGACGGCCCCGGCCCGCCAGCCGCGCCAAGCATAAACAACGCATCCCACGACACGGAGGTTTTCTGCTCACTTCAACCGACCGTGGACCACGATGTGGGCATGTCGAAAAGAGGAGTCGATACCTCCGTAATGGCATGGCTGTCGTCTGGAAATTCCTCACGGCACCTTTGCGGCGGTGGGGGAGGGGAGGCGGCGCGTCGCAGATCTGGATGGTGAAGCCGGCCATGGCCGTCCTACGGAGAGGACGTCGATCGCCGATTCATCGGGCCGTGGCACCGGGGGCGTGCTGTGGGCGCGGCCGAAGGGGGAGGGTGCGGCGGGCGGGACGCCAAGTGGCGACGAGGGCGGCGGCGAGCAGGAGTTCGGCGATGTCGCCGCCGTAGTACATGATCTCCGCGGCGCCGCGGACCTGGGCGATGGGCGCGTGTACGTCGATGAGGAACCCGCCGTACATCAGTTGGGCGATGACGGCGTGCAAGGCGATGGCCGCGCCGAGGACGAGCAGCCGCGCTTTGACGCCGGGTCGTGATGGTGCGGGGTCGGGTCCGGCGATGACCCAGGCGAACAGGCATCCCGAGAGCACGAAGTGCGCGTGCATCAGCCAGTGCAGGGCCGGTCGGGTGGTCGTGGCGTCGTACAGCGGGGTGAAGTAGAGCACGGCCAGGCCCCCGGTGCCGAGCGCCAGCGCGGTGATCGGGTGAGCCGGCACCCCCATCGGCCTGCTGCTCAGGAGGCCGGTCAGCTTCCGGGCCTGCGGGGCCGAGAGTGCGCGCAGGAGCACGGTGATCGGGGCGCCCAGGACCAGCGCCAGCGGCGCGTACATTCCCAGCAGCATGTGCTGGAGCATGTGACCGCGGAAGTCCTCGTGCGCGAACGGCGCGATCGGCGGCAGCAGCGCCGCCGCCGTCAGGGCGCATCCGGCCAGGAACATCGCCGTGCGCCACCGGTCCCCGGGGCGGGCCGTCCGACCGGTTCCGCGGTGTCTCAGCACCAGGTAGGCGACCGCGAGAACGACCACGCCGGTCACCGCCAGCACGGTGGCCCATCCCGCACCGTTGTGCGCGGGCATCGGGTGATCGCGCATCAGGCGCTCCGTGGCCGGGCGGCGCCATCGGACTCGGGTTCGAACGGGGTCCCGGTGCGCTGCACCAGCCATCCGACGGCCATGAGCACCGCGCCCAGCAGGAGGAAGCCGATGTCCCACCAGGTCTGGTGCGGGCCGCCGTGCACGTGGTGGATACCGAGAACCTGGTGGTCGATGACGCCTTCGACGAGGTTGAACAGCCCCCAGCCGACCAGGACCCATCCCCACAGCACCCGGGAGGTCCACACCCGGCGGCGCCGGTGGGTCACCCGCGAGGACAAGACGGCCAGCCCGATCAGCACCGCCAGCCAGCACACCACGTGGAACAGGCCGTCCCATACCGTGTTCATCTCCAGCCCGGAGACGGTGCGCGGGTTGTAGTACTTCACCCCGATCCGGTCGGTGTCGGTGCCGGTGAGCATGTGATGCCACTGCAGGAGCTGGTGCAGCAGGATCCCGTCGACGAAGCCGCCGAGGCCGACCCCCAGCATGATCCCCGGCAACCGCAGACCGGCGGGCCCGGCGTTGACGCCGATCCGGTCGGTGGCGGCGGCCATGGTCTTTCCCTCTCGGACGCACGTACGGCAGAGCCGAGATCAGGCTCCGCCACAGGGCCCGCTACCCGGCACCGAACCCGGGTAATCGCTCGGGTGGGCGAGCGGGCTGCGGACGGGACATGACAGTGGGCGAGACACTTCCGCCGAAATCCCGGGCGGACTCGGATGCGTCGGATTGCAGCGCAGGCGCAGTCGTGCTCCGTCCGGGCCCGTACAACGTCTCCCACGGTGAGAAGGCTCTGGTCTGCTCGGGATTCACCGGGTCGGGCGTCCAGGCCGATGTCGAGGTCCGGCAGCGGGCCCAGGATGTCGTGGTGCCCGGGCGCATTCATCCTCGATCGATCAACGGCGTCCGGCCGTTGGACCATGGTTTCCTGAGGTTTGTACTTGAGCGAGAGGCGGGGGAGCGGATGTCCGAATTCGACGACATGGTGGCGGCCGAGCGCCGCAGGCTGGACGAGCGGAAGGACGCGAACCATGTCCGCCAGGCCCAGTGGCGGTCGACGATCGAGCGGATCCAGGAACTGCTCGCCGTGACCGTGCGTGCCCTCCAGACGCAGGACATCGCGCCGCTGCCGGTACTGGTGCGAACCAAGAGGAGCTTCGGCCGCAGCGACAGAGTGGTCATCGTCGATCATCGGTGGAGGCTCACCCATGTGTTCGAGCTCAACGAACGCTGCCAAGTGTTCTCTCCCACCACCCAACTCCCCGGGATCTTGTCGGGTGGGAGCAAGGCGTCACGAGAGGCGGACCGCCTCGAACGGCGCAGGGTGACACGGCGCGCCGGCCTAGACCCGGACCAACGCGTCCTGTGGCCCGGCGGAACGCTCATCGAACTCGATCCCTCCAAGGCCACCGGCGACTCCATTCACTTTTTCCACATGGCGGGCGACGGTGTGCCCAGACTGCAATTCTCGGATGAGACACCGGAACCGCTGGACGCTTACCTGGCCCACGCCGTGGCGAACGCGGCGAACTACCACCGTTAGCCCCCGGAAGGACCGGCACGACGCCCGTCACCTCGGCGCCACCGCTGAAATCGGGTCTTCATGAGCCGGCCGGCGCAGGGCCCCCAGGTCGTGCAGGCTCCGGGTCCAGAGGCCGCGTAGTCCGGTGGTGAGCCGGTCGAGGATGAGCATCCGGCACATCAGGACCCGGCCGCTACGGGGGCGCCGACCTGCTACAGCCCGGCGAGGAAGCGATGAAGGCGTGAAGTGGCGACTAAGGGGCCCGGGTGTCCCTGTAGAGGCCGCTGAACTGTCGGAGTGCGAGAGGACGGAGTCGGATCCACCGACGAAACGCTCACCACGATCGAAAGGCCTGATCGTCAGGGTGACGATCAGGCCTCTGACCTGCAACTACCGGTCGGGATGGCGGGATTTGAACCCACGACCCCTTGACCCCCAGTCAAGTGCGCTGCCAAACTGCGCTACATCCCGGTGCCCGCCTCAGCAGGCGTGACCACCTTAGCGCAGTCGGGGGCCTGGTGCGTACCGGGTTTCGGGGCGGTGGGTGGCCGGGCCGATCGCGGGGCTGGTAGGCATGGCGGATGTTCGCGTTGACGTCCCGGGTGCTGGTGGCCGTGACCGTGGCCGTCGTCGGGGTGGGCGGGTGCGCCGCCGGGGGCGGTGGGTCGGAGGCGGGGCCGGGTCGCGGGGGCGGGCCTGCCGCGTCGGTGTCGCCCGAGGCCTCGAAGGCGGCGGTGCGGCGGCCGCGGATCCCTCGCGGGGTGCGGGCGGGGTACATGGTCTTCGATCGGAAGATCGGGAAGGTGACCGCGCACCATGACGCGCACGGGACGGTGCGGTCGGCGTCGGTGGTGAAGATCCTGATCGCGGTGGACCACCTGGAGGCGCGGGGCGCCGGGCGGGGGGTCTCGGCGGGGGATCGGGCGTTGCTGCGGGGGATGCTGCGGTCCAGTGACGACCGGGCGGCCACGGTGCTGTGGGCGCGGGGCGGGCGTGGGGCGATCGTGCGGCGAATGGCGGCGCGGATGAGGTTGGTCGACACCGCTCCGCCGCCGGCCACGCATCCCGGGTTCTGGGGATATACGGCGATCAGCGCGTACGACGTCGTCCGGATGTATCGGTATCTGCTGGAGAGGGCGGATCCGGGGATCCGGCGGTTCGTGCTGGGGGAGTTGCACAGGGCGACCCGGTGCGGGAAGGACGGGTTCGACCAGTACTTCGGCATCCCCCGGGCGTTGCCGAGGCCGTGGGCGATCAAGCAGGGGTGGTCCGGGTTCGGGACCGTTCCGGCCGATCCCTGTAAGGGAGGGCGCGCCGCGGGTCTGCGGTTGCGGCCCGCGTCGGCGCCCGACCTGGGGCTGGGGCGTCCCGTGCTGCACACGACGGGGACGGTGGGGGAGGGCGATCGCCGGATCGTGGTGGTGCTGACGCTCCAGCCGGCGGGCGGCTCGTTCAAGAGCGCGGCGTCCCGGCTGACCTCGCTCACCGCGCAGGTCCACCGCGCGGGCGGCGGCTGAGCCGGCTCCGCCGCGCCTGCGGGACGGGTCCGCCCGGCGGGTTCGTCGCCATGCCCGCCGGCACCGGTGGCGTGGCCGCGGCGAGCATTTCCTGATCGCTATCGCTCGCAACAAACCCTCTGGCGGTGCTGATCCGGATGTCGGTGTTCATGATCGCCGCCACCCTGGCGGCGGTCGCCGGGATGGTGGACGCCTCCCGCCTCAACTCCGTCAGCCCGGACGCCGGCGCCGGAAACGCGCTCCTGTACGCGGTGGGCGCCGCCGTCATCGGCGGCAAGGGCCGGGCCCGTGACGCGGTGCCGGCGGACCGGTCGTCTCGGTGATCGCCAACGGTCTGGGCCTGATGGGCGCCCAGGCGAACCTCAACATGTTGATCACCGGCGGGGTGCTGCTGTTCGCCGCGAGCATCGACGCCCTGGCCCGTCGCCGACGCGCGGTGACGGGGCCGTTGAGGCCCCCGCGCCGGGCCCTTTGCGGCGAGGGCCCGGCTGGTAGGCTCGCGGCGCGCGACCGCCTCACCCTCCGCGTGGGGCGCCCAGGTGGGAGCCCTCCGACATGTCCGTGACACCGGTTCTCGACCTGCGCGGTGTCGACGAGAGCCTCGGCCCCGTCCAGGTCCTGCACGACGTCGCCCTGTCGGCCTACGCGGGCGAGGTCACCGCGCTGGTGGGCGATAACGGGGCCGGCAGGTCCACGCCGGTCAAGTGCCTGGGCGGGATCCTGCCGAGGGACTCCGGCCACCACCTGTTCGAGGGCCGCCCGGTGCGGGTGGGCAGCCCCCGCGAGGCCGCCGCCCTCGGCATCGAGATCGTTCACCAGGACGTGGGGCTGCGCGAGAACCTCGACGTCGTCCAAGACATGGTCCCGGGCCGCGAGCGGCGCGGCGGGCCGGTGCTGGACGAGGCGGAGATGCAGGAGCCGGCCGCCCGGGCCCTCACCGGGCCCTCGGTGCGGACCATCACGTCGGTGCGGCAGCCGGTGGGCGACCTGTGGGGCGGGCAGCGGCAGAGCGTGGCGATCGCCCGGGCCATGCTGTGGGGCGGCAAGGTCGTGGTGCTGGGCGAGCCGACCGCCGCGCTGGGCGTCGCCCAGACCCGGCGGGTGCCGGAGGTGGTGCGGCGGCCGGCCGACAAGGGCCGCGCGGTGGTGCTGATCTCGCACGACATGAACGACGTGTTCGCCGACCGGATCTGCGCGCCGTTCCTGGGCCGTGCCGTCGCCCGGGTCCGCGCCTCGGACGTGACGCACGCCCAGGTGGTGGAGCCGATCACCTCCGGGCGCGGGGGCGCGGAGCCGCGGGGCGACGGCGTCCGCCGGGTCAACGGGTCCGGGCCGGGATGATGCGCGCCGCACCGTCGCAGGAAGAGGTCCGCCGGGACAACCTGGGCACCCTGCTGCGCCACATCCACCTGAGGGGACCGGCCTCGCGGGCCGCCCTCGCCGAGGGCATGGGGCTGAACCGCAGCACGATCATGGCCCTGACCGGCGACCTCACCGCGGCCGGCGTCGTGCGCGAGGAGCTGCCGCGCGGCACCGGTCGCCCCTCGCTGATGGTGTCCCCCGAGTCGACCCGGGTGTACGTGCTGGCGTTCGACATCGGGGTCGACCGGCTGGTGGCGGCCCGGGTCGGGCTGGGCGGGGTGATCCTGGACCGGCGTGAGGCGGAACGGCCCCGGGACTCGTTCGACCCGGACGCGTTGGTCGGCGCGCTGGCCGGGTTCACCCGGCAGTTGGTCCGCAAGGCGGGCCGGGACGCGGTCTGCGTGGGGGCCGGGGCGGCGTTCTCCGGAACGGTCCGCAGGGCCGACGGGACGATCCGGTACGGGCCCGACCTCGGCGCGAAGGACGTGTCCCTGGGCGACGCGCTGTCCCGGCGGCTGGCCCTCGGGCTGACCGTGGCGATCGGCAACGACGCCAACCTGGGCGCGCTGGCCGAGCATCAGCGCGGCGTCGGCGTCGGCTGTCCGGACCTGATCTACCTTCACGGCGACGTCGGGGTCGGCGGCGGGATCATCGTCGGCGGCCGGTTGCTGGAGGGCGCCGACGGGTACGGCGGCGAGGTCGGGCACATGGTGGTCAACCCGTCCGGGCGGCGCTGCGGCTGCGGCTCGCTGGGCTGTCTGGAGGCCGAGGTCGGCGAGCACGCCCTGCTGGAGCGGGCCGGGCGCGGCGGCGCCGGCCGGGTGGGCCGCGACGCGGTGCGCGCCGTGGTGGACGCCGCCGACCGGGGCGACGCCGCCGCGCGGGACGCGCTGCACCGGACGGGGGAGTGGCTGGGACTGGGGGTGGCCAATCTGGTCAACATCTTCAACCCCGGCATGGTGATCTTCGGGGGCACCCTGCGCGACATCTACCCGGCCTCCGCCGCCCAGGTGCGGAGCAGGCTGGCGACCTCGACGCCGGCGGCCCCTCGGGAGCGGGTGCGGCTGCGCACCGCCGAACTGGGCGACGACACCACGCTCGTCGGCGCGGCGGAGCTGGCCTTCGGCGAGGTCCTGGCCGACCCGCTGCAGGTGCTGGCCCGGCTGCGCACCGCGGTGCCGGACCCGAGCGGGACGACGGCCTGAGCACAAGGGAGACGATCATGAGGAACAGGACGGTCGCGGGCGCCCCGGTGGGCGCCGTCGGTCTGGGCTGCATGGGGATGAGCTGGGCGTACAGCGAGTCCGAACGGGACGACGACGGCTCGGTGGCGCTGGTCCGCGAGGCCGTGGACCTGGGTGTCACGTTCCTGGACACCGCCGACGTCTACGGCGCCGGGCACAACGAGGAACTGGTCGGCCGGGCCCTCCGGGGGATCCGCGACCGGGTCGTTCTGGCCACCAAGGTGGGGCTGATCGCCGACCCCGCCACCCGGCAGATGACCCAGGACGCCGCACCCGCGCACGTCCGCGAGGGTGTCGAGGCCAGTCTCCGCAGACTCGGCGTGGACGTCATCGACCTGTACTACCTGCACCGCGTCGACCCGAAGGTGCCGCTGGCCGAGACCTGGGGCGCGATGGCCGCGCTGGTCGACGAGGGCAAGGTCCGCCGCCTCGGGCTGTCGGAGGTCACGGTGGCGCAGGCGGAGGAGGCCCACGCGATCCAGCCGGTCTCGGCGATCCAGTCGGAGCTGTCCCTGTGGACCCGCGACCCGCTGGGCGTGCCGGGCGGCGGCGCCGGCGGCCTGCCCGGCCGGGCAGGCGGCGAGGGGCCGGGCGACGTGGTGGGCTGGTGCGCCGCGCACGACGCCGCGTTCGTGCCGTTCTCCCCGCTCGGACGGGGCTTCCTCACCGGGACGGTCACGTCCGCCGACTTCGAGAGCACCGACTTCCGGGGCGGCAACCCCCGCTTCCAGGAAGAGGCCCTCAAACAGAATCTCCGGATCGTGGACGTGGTCCGCAGGGTCGCGGACCGGCGCGACGCCACCGCCGCCCAGGTCGCCATCGCGTGGGTGCTGGCCCAGGGCGAGCACGTGATCCCCATCCCCGGCACCAAGAAGTCCCGGTACCTGCGCGAAAACGCGGGCGCGGCGGACCTGGACCTGACCGCCGAGGACCTGGCGGAGCTGAACGCGGTGCCCGCCCCCGTCGGGGGCCGTTACTGACCGGAGGGCAGCAGCCCTTCGACGACCTCGGCGGCGGGCCGGTCGGCGGCCGACCGGAAGCCCTCGCCGGCCCACAGCGCCATCGCGTCGGGGTCGCCGTGCTCGGCGGCGGCGCGCCGCAGCGGCGTCGTCATGTTGTGGACCTGCGGGTACGCCGCCGGGGCGTACGGGCCGTGCTCGACGATGAACCGGTTGACCAGCCCGCGGGCCGGACGGCCGCTGAAGGCGCGGGTCATCGTCGTGGCGGTGAACCGGGGGTCGGCGAGCGCCGCCTTGTGCACCGGATGCGCCCCGCTCTCGGGCGTCCGCAGGAACGCCGTCCCGAGCTGCGCGGCGACCGCGCCGGCCGCGAGCACGTCGGCCACGTCCTCGCGGGAGGCCAGACCCCCGGCGGCGATCAGCGGAAGGTCGGTGACCTCCCGCACGGCGGCGAGCAGTCGCCGGACCCCGTGGGCGGGCGGGTCGGCGTTCGCGAACGAACCCCGATGCCCGCCCGCCTCCGAGCCCTGCAGGCACAGGGCGTCGGCGGCCGGCACCGCCCGCGCCTCCTCGGGCGTCGTCACCGTCACGACGACCAGCGAGCCCCGCTCCCGGAACGCCTCGACCACCTCGCGGTCGGGACGGCCGAAGGTGAAGCTCACCACGGGCACCGGATCGGCCAGCAGGTCGGCGACCTTGGCGTCCCAGTCGTCGTCTCCGCCGGACGGCTCGCCCAGGTCGGCCCCGAGCCGTCCGGCCTCCGGGACGAGTCGTTCCCGGTACTCCTCGATCGCCGCCGGATCGACCCCGGCCCCGGGACCGGGCGGCACGAACAGGTTGACGCCGAACTCCGCCGTCCGCCGACGCGTCCGCTCGATCTCCGCGCGCAGCCCGGCGGCGCTCTTGTAGCCCCCGGCGAGGAAGCCGAGACCGCCCGCCCCGGCCACCGCCGCGACGAGGGCCGGTCCCGAGCCCCCGCCGGCCATCGGCGCCTGGACGATCGGATGCCGCATCAGATCCCGCAGACCGCTCACGGGCCGAGCCTAACCGGGCATCTGCTCCGCCAATCGGGCCACCTGGCCGAGCAGGCCCAACTGGGAGGCGATGGTGGCCAGATCGAAGTAGACCCGTTCGCAGACCATCCGGTCGCCCTCGAACTCGAACACCGCCGCCATCCGGCAGGTGAACTCCCGTCCGGTCGGCTCGAAGCCCAGGTAGGCGCCCCGGTGGGTGCCGCGCAGGTCGAACTCGACGATCACCGCGTCCTCGGCGTGCCGCAGCACCACGTTCTCGTTGCGCTGGTCGGGGAAGGCCGACCGGGTGCTGCGGTAGTACTCCATCACCTCCTCCGGCCCGTCGAAGACCTGACCCGTGGCGATCAGCTCATAGCGGGGATGGTCGAACGTGTGCAGCGCCCGGTCGAACTCCAGGTCGTTCTCCGCGTCGAGATGCTCGCGGACGACGGCCTCTCGCCGCGCGCGCAGGTCGTGCGGGGCGGACGGCCCCGCGGGTGTGGTCTGCATGAGATCCCCTCCTTCTTCCTCTGTAACGCGCCAGTCGGTGAAAGGGTGACGGATCTTCCGCGGGCGCGGTAAATCGGTCCCGAAGACACCGTGCCGCCACCGGGAATGCGGCGCCGGCCGGGCGCGTTGCAGACACCCGGCCGGAAAATCGATCGCCTCCCGGCCGTAGGGTGACTACGGTCGTGCGGGGTCGTCCCCGCCGTCCGTTCGTCTGGGGAACGACCCCAGGCCCCCGACGAGCCGTGAAGGAACGCGTGTGAGATCGCCGCTGGCGGAACTGCGGCAGCGACTGCCCGAGCTGATGCTCCGCGACCAGCACCGCCTGCGCCGCCGCATCGACGCGGCGCGCGGTCTGCGCGACCGGGACCGGCTCGCCGAGGTCGTCGCGCGGCTCGCCGCGGACGTCGACCGGGCGCAGGCGCGGGTGGCGAGCCGCCGGGCGGCGGTGCCGACGGTGTCGTACCCCGCCGAGCTGCCGGTCAGCCAGAGGAAGGACGACATCGCCGCCGCGATCCGCGACCACCAGGTCGTGATCGTCGCGGGCGAGACCGGCTCCGGCAAGACGACCCAGATCCCCAAGATCTGCCTCGAGCTGGGCCGCGGGGTGCTCGGCACCATCGGGCACACCCAGCCGCGCCGGCTGGCCGCCCGCACCGTGGCCGACCGCATCGCCGAGGAGATCGGCACCCCGCTCGGCGAGACCGTCGGCTTCAAGGTGCGCTTCACCGACACCTCGGGCGACGACACGCTGGTCAAGCTGATGACCGACGGCATCCTGCTGGCCGAGGTCCAGACCGACCGGCTGCTGCGCCAGTACGACACGCTGATCATCGACGAGGCGCACGAGCGCAGCCTGAACATCGATTTCCTGCTCGGCTACCTCAAGGAGATCCTGCCCCGCCGGCCCGACCTCAAGGTGATCATCACCTCGGCGACCATCGACCCGGAGCGGTTCTCCCGGCACTTCGACGACGCCCCCATCGTGGAGGTCTCCGGCCGCACGTACCCGGTGGAGGTGCGCTATCGGCCGATCGTCGACCCCGAGGACCCGGACGCCGACCCCGACCGCGACCAGGTGCAGGCCATCATGGACGCGGTCGACGAGCTGGCGCTGGAGGCACGCGGCGACGTCCTGGTGTTCCTGTCCGGCGAGCGGGAGATCCGCGACACCGCCGACGCTCTGACCAAGCGCGGTCTGCGCGACACCGAGATCTTGCCCCTGTACGCGCGGTTGTCGGCCGCCGAGCAGCACCGGGTGTTCCAGCGGCACCGGGGCCGCCGCATCGTGCTGGCCACCAACGTCGCGGAGACCTCGCTGACGGTGCCGGGCATCAAGTACGTCATCGACCCGGGCACCGCGCGGATCTCCCGCTACAGCCATCGCCTCAAGGTGCAGCGGCTGCCGATCGAGGCGATCTCGCAGGCGTCCGCCAACCAGCGCAAGGGCCGCTGCGGCCGGGTGTCGGAGGGCATCTGCATCCGGCTGTACTCCGAGGAGGACTTCCTGTCCCGCCCGGAGTTCACCGACCCGGAGATCCTGCGCACCAACCTGGCCTCGGTCATCCTGCAGATGACCAGTCTCGGGCTGGGCGACATCGCCGCGTTCCCGTTCGTGGAGCCGCCGGACCGCCGCAACATCAAGGACGGTGTCGACCTGCTGCACGAGCTGGGCGCGTTCGATCCGGCGGAGAAGGACCCGCGCAAGCGGATGACCCCGTTGGGCCGCAAGCTCGCCCAGCTCCCGGTGGACCCGCGGTTGGCCCGGATGGTGCTGGAGGCCGACGACCACGGCTGCGTCCGCGAGGTGCTCGTCATCGCCTCCGCCCTGTCGATCCAGGACCCGCGCGAGCGGCCCGCCGACAAGCAGCAGGCCGCCGACGAGAGGCACCGCAGGTTCGCCGACCCGACCTCCGACTTCCTCGCCTACCTCAACCTGTGGAACCACCTGCGCGACAAGCAGAAGGAGCTGTCGGGCGGCCAGTTCCGCCGGATGTGCAAGAGCGAGTTCCTGCACTACCTGCGGGTCCGCGAATGGCAGGACCTGCACGGGCAGCTCAAGCAGGTCGCCCGGGGCCTGGGCGTCACCGTCAACACCGCCGACGCGCCCCCCGAGAACGTCCATCGGGCGCTGCTGGCCGGGCTGCTGTCGCACGTCGGGCTGATGGACCCGGAGAAGCGCGAGTACCTGGGGGCCCGCGGCGCGCGGTTCGCGCTCTTCCCCGGGTCGGGCCTGTTCAAGAAGCCGCCGCGCTGGGTGATGTCGGCCGAGTTGGTCGAGACGTCCCGGCTCTGGGCGCGCGTCAACGCCAGGATCGAGCCGGAGTGGATCGAGCCGCTCGCCCAGCACCTGGTCAAACGTACCTACAGTGAGCCCCACTGGTCCAAGAAGCAGGGCGCGGCGATGGCGTACGAGCGGGTCACGCTCTACGGCGTGCCGATCGTGACCCAGCGGCGCGTCCAGTACGGGCGCATCGATCCCGAACTGGCCCGGGAGCTGTTCATCCGGCACGCCCTCGTCGGCGGCGAGTGGGAGACCCACCACCGGTTCTTCCACCAGAACCGGGCGCTGCTGGAGGAGGTCGAGGACCTGGAGCACCGCGCCCGGCGGCGCGACATTCTCGTCGACGACGAGACCCTGTTCGACTTCTACGACGAACGGCTGCCCGCCGACGCGATCTCGGTCCGGCACTTCGACGTCTGGTGGAAGCAGGCCCGCCGGGACACCCCCGACCTGCTGAACTTCGAGCGCCGGATGCTGATCAACGCCGGAGCCGACGAGGTGCGCGAGGACGACTATCCGGACGCCTGGCGGCAGGGGCCGCTGAAACTGGCGCTGACCTATCGGTTCGAGCCGGGCGCCGACGCCGCGGGCACCGACGGCGTGACCGTGCACGTCCCGTTGCAGGTCCTCAACCAGGTGGGCCCGGACGGCTTCGACTGGCAGGTGCCCGGGTTGCGGACCGAGCTGGTCACCGAGCTGATCCGGTCGCTGCCCAAGCAACTGCGCGTCAACTTCGTTCCCGCCCCCGACGTGGCCCGCCGCGTGCTGCAGCGGGTGTCGCCGCGCGGCGAGCCGCTGTTGGACGCCCTGGAACGCGAGCTGCGCGCCATGACCGGCGTCACCGTGGCCCGGGAGAGCTGGGACCCCTCGCGCCTTCCCGGCCATCTGAAGATGACCTTCCGCGTCGTGGACGACCGCGACCGCACGGTCGCCGAGGGCAAGGACCTCGACGAGCTCAAGCGCAGGCTCAAGGGCGAGATGCGGGGCACGCTGTCCACGGTCGCGCAGAAGGACGGCGTCGAGCGCGCCGGGCTGCGCACCTGGGACGTGGGGACGCTCCCGCAGACGTTCCAGCGCAGCCGGGCGGGCTACGAGGTCAAGGCGTACCCGGCGCTGACCGACGAGGGCGACACGGTCGCCGTCCGCATGTACGAGACCCCGGCGGAGCAGCGGCACGCCATGTGGCGGGGCACTCGGCGGCTGGTGCTGCTGAACGCGCCGTCGCCGGTCAAGTTCCTGCAGGGGCGGCTGACCAACCAGGGCAAGCTCGCCCTGAGCCACAGTCCGCACGGCTCCGTCGCGGCGCTGTTCGACGACTGCGTCACCGCCGCCGCCGACAAGCTGATCGCCGAGGCCGGCGGTCCCGCGTGGGACGAGGAGGGCTTCACCAAGCTGTACGACCACGTGCGCTCCGACCTGGCCGACACGGCCGCCGCCGTGGTGACCCACGTCGAGCGGATCCTGAAGACCTCCCACGACCTCGACCGGAGGCTGCGCGGCACCGGCAGCCTCACGCTGGTCCCGTCCCTGACCGATCTGCGCGCCCAGCTCGACGACCTCGTCTCGCCCGGCTTCGTCACGGCGACCGGCTGGCGGCGCCTGCCCGACCTGCTGCGCTACCTGCGGGCCATGGAGGCCCGTCTGGACAAGCTGCCGGAGAACCCCAACCGGGACCGGCTGCTGATGCAGCAGGTGGAGCGGATGCGGCAGGAGTACCTGGCGCTGCTGCACCGGCTGCCGCCCGCCCGGCGCGACGAGGACGCGGTGCGCCAGGTCCGCTGGATGATCGAGGAGTTGCGGGTCAGCCTGTTCGCGCAGCGTCTGGGCACCCGCTACCCGGTGTCCGACAAGCGGATCCTCAAGGCCATCGCGCAGATCACCGCCTGACGGTCAGGCCGCCACGTCGCGGCGGCGGAAACCGTGGTACCCCGCCGCCGCCGCAGCCACCGTCACGGCCGCCAGCCAGACCATCGGGGCGGCGGTCAT
The DNA window shown above is from Thermomonospora umbrina and carries:
- a CDS encoding cytochrome c oxidase assembly protein — protein: MRDHPMPAHNGAGWATVLAVTGVVVLAVAYLVLRHRGTGRTARPGDRWRTAMFLAGCALTAAALLPPIAPFAHEDFRGHMLQHMLLGMYAPLALVLGAPITVLLRALSAPQARKLTGLLSSRPMGVPAHPITALALGTGGLAVLYFTPLYDATTTRPALHWLMHAHFVLSGCLFAWVIAGPDPAPSRPGVKARLLVLGAAIALHAVIAQLMYGGFLIDVHAPIAQVRGAAEIMYYGGDIAELLLAAALVATWRPARRTLPLRPRPQHAPGATAR
- a CDS encoding DUF2243 domain-containing protein, which codes for MAAATDRIGVNAGPAGLRLPGIMLGVGLGGFVDGILLHQLLQWHHMLTGTDTDRIGVKYYNPRTVSGLEMNTVWDGLFHVVCWLAVLIGLAVLSSRVTHRRRRVWTSRVLWGWVLVGWGLFNLVEGVIDHQVLGIHHVHGGPHQTWWDIGFLLLGAVLMAVGWLVQRTGTPFEPESDGAARPRSA
- a CDS encoding ABC transporter permease subunit, with product MLIRMSVFMIAATLAAVAGMVDASRLNSVSPDAGAGNALLYAVGAAVIGGKGRARDAVPADRSSR
- a CDS encoding ATP-binding cassette domain-containing protein; this encodes MSVTPVLDLRGVDESLGPVQVLHDVALSAYAGEVTALVGDNGAGRSTPVKCLGGILPRDSGHHLFEGRPVRVGSPREAAALGIEIVHQDVGLRENLDVVQDMVPGRERRGGPVLDEAEMQEPAARALTGPSVRTITSVRQPVGDLWGGQRQSVAIARAMLWGGKVVVLGEPTAALGVAQTRRVPEVVRRPADKGRAVVLISHDMNDVFADRICAPFLGRAVARVRASDVTHAQVVEPITSGRGGAEPRGDGVRRVNGSGPG
- a CDS encoding ROK family protein produces the protein MRAAPSQEEVRRDNLGTLLRHIHLRGPASRAALAEGMGLNRSTIMALTGDLTAAGVVREELPRGTGRPSLMVSPESTRVYVLAFDIGVDRLVAARVGLGGVILDRREAERPRDSFDPDALVGALAGFTRQLVRKAGRDAVCVGAGAAFSGTVRRADGTIRYGPDLGAKDVSLGDALSRRLALGLTVAIGNDANLGALAEHQRGVGVGCPDLIYLHGDVGVGGGIIVGGRLLEGADGYGGEVGHMVVNPSGRRCGCGSLGCLEAEVGEHALLERAGRGGAGRVGRDAVRAVVDAADRGDAAARDALHRTGEWLGLGVANLVNIFNPGMVIFGGTLRDIYPASAAQVRSRLATSTPAAPRERVRLRTAELGDDTTLVGAAELAFGEVLADPLQVLARLRTAVPDPSGTTA
- a CDS encoding aldo/keto reductase, whose product is MRNRTVAGAPVGAVGLGCMGMSWAYSESERDDDGSVALVREAVDLGVTFLDTADVYGAGHNEELVGRALRGIRDRVVLATKVGLIADPATRQMTQDAAPAHVREGVEASLRRLGVDVIDLYYLHRVDPKVPLAETWGAMAALVDEGKVRRLGLSEVTVAQAEEAHAIQPVSAIQSELSLWTRDPLGVPGGGAGGLPGRAGGEGPGDVVGWCAAHDAAFVPFSPLGRGFLTGTVTSADFESTDFRGGNPRFQEEALKQNLRIVDVVRRVADRRDATAAQVAIAWVLAQGEHVIPIPGTKKSRYLRENAGAADLDLTAEDLAELNAVPAPVGGRY
- a CDS encoding nitronate monooxygenase: MRHPIVQAPMAGGGSGPALVAAVAGAGGLGFLAGGYKSAAGLRAEIERTRRRTAEFGVNLFVPPGPGAGVDPAAIEEYRERLVPEAGRLGADLGEPSGGDDDWDAKVADLLADPVPVVSFTFGRPDREVVEAFRERGSLVVVTVTTPEEARAVPAADALCLQGSEAGGHRGSFANADPPAHGVRRLLAAVREVTDLPLIAAGGLASREDVADVLAAGAVAAQLGTAFLRTPESGAHPVHKAALADPRFTATTMTRAFSGRPARGLVNRFIVEHGPYAPAAYPQVHNMTTPLRRAAAEHGDPDAMALWAGEGFRSAADRPAAEVVEGLLPSGQ
- a CDS encoding ester cyclase, giving the protein MQTTPAGPSAPHDLRARREAVVREHLDAENDLEFDRALHTFDHPRYELIATGQVFDGPEEVMEYYRSTRSAFPDQRNENVVLRHAEDAVIVEFDLRGTHRGAYLGFEPTGREFTCRMAAVFEFEGDRMVCERVYFDLATIASQLGLLGQVARLAEQMPG